Proteins from one Plodia interpunctella isolate USDA-ARS_2022_Savannah chromosome 3, ilPloInte3.2, whole genome shotgun sequence genomic window:
- the Iml1 gene encoding GATOR complex protein Iml1 isoform X1 yields MKSFKLIVHQSSFSSEDLIISLKDYPGLKEKDIVEIYHPENDYPRLLLQVTKVDAPGRGRDTISVEQSIATTFQLRTFADVYVNIVNVPDVALDSLELTFKDQYMGRSEMWRLKNHLVNTCVYLNKKIEYCGGAIRCQVYEMWSQGDRVACGVVTEDTKIVFRSSTSMVYLFIQMSSEMWDFDIHGDLYFEKAVNGFLADLFAKWKKNGSNHEVTIVLFSRTFYKAKTLEDFPQHMRECLQQGYRGRFYEDFYRVAVQNERYDDWSNVLLQLRRLFTDYQKIVLQYHERPNMEIPTAINSTAAQGNFLEVLNMSLNVFEKHYLDRCFDRTGQLSVVITPGVGVFEVDRELTNVTKQRIIDNGVGSDLVCVGEQPLHAVPLLKFHNKDNNLNSIDDYSMPHWINLSFYSTNKKVAYSNFIPRIKLPPRKSQEPLKKMYEDDRKGKLLKEDEYMHNSIFDFDAYDAQVFQLPPAHSTCVQKVSRTKKTSVAGLECMSRRSPPVLHHRKMSDPDIHHSLGDILTGTGKLNAFDTNSDCVDSPLSSKRLSPRSSVSGHKPVIRTGRALINPFDPSHVTVKLTSNRRRWTHIFPKGPTGVLIQQHHYQARPAGEANRDKNETNTHRETTIKENGSALNNNHSIYQVDGNVMGRKRMISTSGALSVLGTVLSTPSTTNNASLALLWGATGEQEWTPALTTANRAIGVDWKSLTIPACLPITTDYFPDKRSLQNDYLVSDYNLLPDDVNADFAKNRAIYKDPLTTMEVFKELVSQRLAQGFQLIVGVNENEVFEAHCPSTPAPPPSKVAPQCGKPNTAAIKRYLLSIGRIFHKLTLVGSTITVTRYRPRHPYPPFNIHYRYRFHAPNHDTYEVSWVSFTTEKLENYNWNYMDHYICTRGDTDFLLVEALKYWRFRTLLLPLPCPATKQILEDESTHCDIYPAHTRHDLDQLTDGFLKMAELYFNKVKRPNKQRMAGAACGGDAALTRRRHSTSILSRNAQGGGGVSNSPFRERVGSTRLPDRPRLRIEAVAAAKTVLERTQSQTGECDDFYDDGVIEPKLKANATLSDIIDRMRHPTLGVGFLQQTVSLPSHTFVSIYAIHWLQTNMEGMTYEKSLAIMEKLLQEKMICHASGDTTKRYVVGYYMYHILPQKKDKELTDYVKPLGDLQSFENEWMEVEVLGPRSPLISNDTASGAIDISGCCPLSDDVGVPAFLCDNIEPNYMHLPSGSDLPLYKNTHLDIDVNNKSDRIEWGHARYQATFRPDQAYEMCIQWAIASGNIVAELIFGWARKASNCRLQMVPIPADPLALPFTLKSDPLRGPIYVPLNEEPLLRNKTALFEGFPEETWPERLFLFQEAIVGRFGFIKCTVESTSHAAESMGDHLYVHVTGNMFILIPTAVKPDQAPRRPAAKSLKVSGYPVHPDAAPSPHEGITRITRHVSGKNKDDYDNSRRMGFLWSWNHMISKKWKWSQFPATGDEPFQMRMLRDFKHFCANHEQRLSQFWDQCWELKEEAQSRVDPC; encoded by the exons atgaaatcatttaaGCTCATTGTCCACCAGTCTAGTTTTAGTT CCGAGGACCTGATTATTAGCCTGAAAGACTACCCGGGCTTGAAGGAAAAGGATATAGTAGAGATATATCACCCAGAAAATGACTACCCTCGCCTACTTCTACAGGTCACTAAGGTGGATGCTCCAGGAAGAGGAAgag ATACAATTAGTGTGGAGCAAAGCATTGCTACCACATTTCAACTGCGCACATTTGCTGATGTATACGTTAATATTGTCAATGTGCCCGATGTTGCCCTTGATTCTCTGGAGCTCACATTTAAGGACCAGTACATGGGAAGATCAGAAATGTGGAGGTTAAAAAACCATTTG gtaaATACATGTGTGtatctcaataaaaaaattgaatactgTGGTGGTGCCATAAGGTGTCAAGTGTACGAAATGTGGTCACAGGGAGATAGAGTGGCGTGTGGTGTGGTCACAGAGGATACGAAAATCGTATTCAGGTCTTCTACTTCTATGGTctatttattcatacaaatGTCTTCTGAAATGTGGGACTTCGATATTCATGGAGACTTGTACTTTGAAAAGGCTGTTAATGGGTTTTTAGCTGACTTGTTTGCAAAATGGAAG aaaaatgGCAGTAATCATGAAGTTACCATTGTGCTGTTCTCAAGAACTTTCTACAAAGCTAAAACCCTTGAAGACTTTCCACAACATATGAGAGAATGTTTGCAACAAGGATACAGAGGGAGATTTTATGAGGacttttatag AGTTGCTGTACAGAATGAGCGATATGATGATTGGTCCAATGTGCTTCTACAATTGCGAAGATTGTTTACCGATTATCAGAAAATCGTGTTACAATATCACGAGAGACCTAATATGGAGATACCCACAGCAATCAACTCGACAGCTGCACAGGGGAATTTTTTGGAAGTACTCAATATGAGTTTGAATG taTTCGAAAAACATTATCTAGACAGATGCTTTGACCGCACCGGTCAACTAAGCGTGGTCATAACTCCCGGGGTGGGGGTCTTTGAAGTCGACAGAGAGCTGACTAATGTCACCAAGCAGAGGATCATAGACAACGGCGTCGGCAGCGACTTAGTATGCGTCGGCGAACAACCACTACACGCCGTCCCATTATTAAAGTTCCACAACAAAGACAATAACCTCAATTCTATTGACGATTACTCTATGCCGCATTggataaatttatcattctACTCGACCAACAAAAAAGTGGCGTATTCAAACTTTATACCTAGAATAAAGTTGCCGCCAAGAAAGAGTCAGGAgcctcttaaaaaaatgtacgaAGATGACCGTAAAGGGAAGCTGTTGAAAGAGGACGAATATATGCATAACTCTATTTTCGACTTCGATGCGTATGACGCACAAGTATTTCAATTGCCACCCGCTCATAGTACTTG tgtGCAAAAAGTGAGTCGTACAAAGAAGACGTCAGTAGCAGGTCTGGAATGCATGAGCAGAAGGAGTCCCCCGGTGCTGCATCACAGGAAGATGTCCGATCCTGACATACACCACAGTCTTGGCGATATTCTCACTGGAACTG GAAAGCTGAACGCGTTCGATACGAACAGCGACTGCGTGGACAGCCCGCTGTCTAGCAAACGCCTGTCTCCGCGGAGCTCCGTGTCGGGACACAAGCCTGTCATCCGCACCGGGCGTGCACTCATCAACCCCTTCGATCCCTCACACGTTACCGTCAAACTGACCAGTAATAGAAGACGATGGACTCACATCTTCCCCAaag GCCCCACTGGAGTTTTGATCCAACAACATCACTACCAGGCGAGGCCGGCGGGCGAAGCGAATAGAGACAAGAATGAAACCAACACCCATCGGGAGACCACTATCAAGGAAAACGGATCCGCTTTGAATAATAACCATTCCATTTATCAAGTGGACG GTAACGTAATGGGTCGCAAGCGCATGATAAGTACGTCAGGCGCGCTCAGTGTACTGGGCACTGTGTTAAGCACCCCATCCACTACTAACAACGCTTCTCTGGCGCTACTGTGGGGCGCAACGGGCGAACAGGAGTGGACGCCCGCCCTTACCACGG CGAACCGAGCCATAG GTGTGGATTGGAAGTCGCTGACTATCCCGGCATGTCTTCCCATCACTACTGACTACTTCCCCGACAAGAGGTCACTACAGAACGACTACCTGGTGTCTGACTACAACCTTCTACCGGACGATGTCAATGCGGACTTTGCGAAGAACAGAGCTATTTACAAAGACCCGTTGACTACTATGGAAGTGTTCAAGGAATTAGTGTCTCAGAGGCTCGCGCAG GGATTCCAGCTAATCGTAGGCGTGAATGAGAACGAAGTGTTCGAAGCCCACTGTCCGTCCACTCCTGCGCCGCCGCCGTCGAAAGTGGCGCCGCAGTGTGGCAAGCCCAACACTGCAGCCATCAAGAGATACTTGCTGTCTATTGGcagaatatttcataaattgacTCTGGTCGGCTCTACTATTACCGTCACGAGATATAGACCGAG ACACCCGTACCCTCCGTTCAACATCCACTACCGCTACCGCTTCCACGCGCCCAACCACGACACCTACGAGGTCTCCTGGGTGTCCTTCACCACGGAGAAGCTGGAGAACTACAACTGGAACTACATGGACCACTACATCTGCACGAGGGGCGATACTGACTTCCTACTCGTTGAG GCGCTGAAATACTGGCGGTTCCGTACACTACTGCTGCCCCTGCCGTGCCCCGCCACGAAGCAAATCCTGGAAGATGAAAGCACGCACTGCGACATCTACCCCGCGCACACGCGCCACGACCTCGACCAGCTCACTGACGGCTTTCTCAAAATGGCCGAGTTATACTTCAACAAGGTCAAACGTCCGAACAAGCAGAGG ATGGCGGGCGCGGCGTGCGGCGGCGACGCAGCGCTCACGCGCCGGCGACACTCCACTTCCATCCTCTCTAGGAACGCCCAG GGAGGGGGCGGTGTTTCGAACTCTCCGTTCAGGGAGCGGGTGGGCAGCACTCGCCTGCCGGACCGCCCGCGGCTCCGGATCGAAGCTGT GGCTGCTGCGAAGACGGTTCTTGAGAGGACACAGTCGCAGACTGGAGAATGCGATGACTTTTACGACGATGG GGTTATCGAACCAAAGCTAAAGGCGAACGCTACTCTCTCTGACATCATCGACCGCATGCGCCACCCAACGCTGGGCGTGGGGTTCCTCCAGCAAACCGTCAGTTTGCCTTCACACACCTTCGTGTCCATATACGCGATACATTGGCTGCAGACTAATATGGAAGGGATGACCTATGAAAAGTCTTTGGCTATTATGGAG aaattactGCAAGAAAAGATGATTTGTCACGCTTCAGGCGATACCACCAAGCGTTACGTCGTCGGGTATTACATGTATCATATATTGCCTCAGAAAAAAGACAAAG AACTGACGGACTACGTGAAACCGCTCGGCGACCTACAAAGCTTCGAGAACGAATGGATGGAAGTAGAAGTATTAGGTCCCAGGTCCCCCTTAATATCCAACGACACAGCGAGTGGTGCCATCGACATCTCTGGTTGTTGTCCGCTGAGTGACGACGTGGGCGTACCCGCCTTCCTTTGTGATAACATCGAGCCTAATTATATGCATTTACCAAGCGGTAGTGATC TGCCGCTATACAAGAACACGCACCTGGATATCgatgtaaataacaaaagcGACCGCATCGAATGGGGTCATGCGCGTTACCAAGCGACATTCCGGCCGGACCAGGCGTACGAGATGTGCATACAATGGGCCATCGCTAGCGGCAACATTGTTGCCGAATTG ATCTTCGGATGGGCGCGCAAAGCGTCAAACTGCCGCCTGCAAATGGTACCTATTCCCGCGGACCCGCTCGCGTTGCCGTTCACGTTGAAATCAGACCCGCTGCGAGGGCCTATTTACGTGCCGCTCAACGAAGAACCCTTGCTGAGAAACAAGACTGCTTTGTTTGAAG gattcCCCGAGGAAACGTGGCCGGAGCGCCTGTTCCTCTTCCAAGAGGCGATCGTAGGCCGTTTCGGCTTCATCAAGTGCACGGTGGAGAGCACATCGCACGCGGCGGAGAGCATGGGCGACCACCTGTACGTGCACGTGACCGGGAACATGTTCATACTGATCCCCACGGCCGTCAAGCCCGACCAGGCGCCTCGCAGACCGGCCGCTAAGTCGCTCAAAGTCAGCGG GTATCCAGTGCATCCGGACGCAGCTCCGAGCCCTCACGAGGGCATCACTCGCATCACGAGACACGTCAGTGGCAAGAATAAGGACGACTACGACAACAGTCGCCGG ATGGGTTTCCTATGGTCATGGAATCACATGATCTCTAAGAAGTGGAAATGGTCTCAATTCCCAGCAACTGGTGATGAACCTTTCCAGATGCGTATGCTAAGAGACTTCAAACACTTCTGTGCTAATCATGAGCAAAGACTCAGCCAATTCTGGGATCAGTGTTGGGAGCTGAAGGAAGAGGCCCAAAGCAGGGTCGATccttgttaa
- the Iml1 gene encoding GATOR complex protein Iml1 isoform X4, protein MKSFKLIVHQSSFSSEDLIISLKDYPGLKEKDIVEIYHPENDYPRLLLQVTKVDAPGRGRDTISVEQSIATTFQLRTFADVYVNIVNVPDVALDSLELTFKDQYMGRSEMWRLKNHLVNTCVYLNKKIEYCGGAIRCQVYEMWSQGDRVACGVVTEDTKIVFRSSTSMVYLFIQMSSEMWDFDIHGDLYFEKAVNGFLADLFAKWKKNGSNHEVTIVLFSRTFYKAKTLEDFPQHMRECLQQGYRGRFYEDFYRVAVQNERYDDWSNVLLQLRRLFTDYQKIVLQYHERPNMEIPTAINSTAAQGNFLEVLNMSLNVFEKHYLDRCFDRTGQLSVVITPGVGVFEVDRELTNVTKQRIIDNGVGSDLVCVGEQPLHAVPLLKFHNKDNNLNSIDDYSMPHWINLSFYSTNKKVAYSNFIPRIKLPPRKSQEPLKKMYEDDRKGKLLKEDEYMHNSIFDFDAYDAQVFQLPPAHSTCVQKVSRTKKTSVAGLECMSRRSPPVLHHRKMSDPDIHHSLGDILTGTGKLNAFDTNSDCVDSPLSSKRLSPRSSVSGHKPVIRTGRALINPFDPSHVTVKLTSNRRRWTHIFPKGPTGVLIQQHHYQARPAGEANRDKNETNTHRETTIKENGSALNNNHSIYQVDGNVMGRKRMISTSGALSVLGTVLSTPSTTNNASLALLWGATGEQEWTPALTTANRAIGVDWKSLTIPACLPITTDYFPDKRSLQNDYLVSDYNLLPDDVNADFAKNRAIYKDPLTTMEVFKELVSQRLAQGFQLIVGVNENEVFEAHCPSTPAPPPSKVAPQCGKPNTAAIKRYLLSIGRIFHKLTLVGSTITVTRYRPRHPYPPFNIHYRYRFHAPNHDTYEVSWVSFTTEKLENYNWNYMDHYICTRGDTDFLLVEALKYWRFRTLLLPLPCPATKQILEDESTHCDIYPAHTRHDLDQLTDGFLKMAELYFNKVKRPNKQRGGGGVSNSPFRERVGSTRLPDRPRLRIEAVAAAKTVLERTQSQTGECDDFYDDGVIEPKLKANATLSDIIDRMRHPTLGVGFLQQTVSLPSHTFVSIYAIHWLQTNMEGMTYEKSLAIMEKLLQEKMICHASGDTTKRYVVGYYMYHILPQKKDKELTDYVKPLGDLQSFENEWMEVEVLGPRSPLISNDTASGAIDISGCCPLSDDVGVPAFLCDNIEPNYMHLPSGSDLPLYKNTHLDIDVNNKSDRIEWGHARYQATFRPDQAYEMCIQWAIASGNIVAELIFGWARKASNCRLQMVPIPADPLALPFTLKSDPLRGPIYVPLNEEPLLRNKTALFEGFPEETWPERLFLFQEAIVGRFGFIKCTVESTSHAAESMGDHLYVHVTGNMFILIPTAVKPDQAPRRPAAKSLKVSGYPVHPDAAPSPHEGITRITRHVSGKNKDDYDNSRRMGFLWSWNHMISKKWKWSQFPATGDEPFQMRMLRDFKHFCANHEQRLSQFWDQCWELKEEAQSRVDPC, encoded by the exons atgaaatcatttaaGCTCATTGTCCACCAGTCTAGTTTTAGTT CCGAGGACCTGATTATTAGCCTGAAAGACTACCCGGGCTTGAAGGAAAAGGATATAGTAGAGATATATCACCCAGAAAATGACTACCCTCGCCTACTTCTACAGGTCACTAAGGTGGATGCTCCAGGAAGAGGAAgag ATACAATTAGTGTGGAGCAAAGCATTGCTACCACATTTCAACTGCGCACATTTGCTGATGTATACGTTAATATTGTCAATGTGCCCGATGTTGCCCTTGATTCTCTGGAGCTCACATTTAAGGACCAGTACATGGGAAGATCAGAAATGTGGAGGTTAAAAAACCATTTG gtaaATACATGTGTGtatctcaataaaaaaattgaatactgTGGTGGTGCCATAAGGTGTCAAGTGTACGAAATGTGGTCACAGGGAGATAGAGTGGCGTGTGGTGTGGTCACAGAGGATACGAAAATCGTATTCAGGTCTTCTACTTCTATGGTctatttattcatacaaatGTCTTCTGAAATGTGGGACTTCGATATTCATGGAGACTTGTACTTTGAAAAGGCTGTTAATGGGTTTTTAGCTGACTTGTTTGCAAAATGGAAG aaaaatgGCAGTAATCATGAAGTTACCATTGTGCTGTTCTCAAGAACTTTCTACAAAGCTAAAACCCTTGAAGACTTTCCACAACATATGAGAGAATGTTTGCAACAAGGATACAGAGGGAGATTTTATGAGGacttttatag AGTTGCTGTACAGAATGAGCGATATGATGATTGGTCCAATGTGCTTCTACAATTGCGAAGATTGTTTACCGATTATCAGAAAATCGTGTTACAATATCACGAGAGACCTAATATGGAGATACCCACAGCAATCAACTCGACAGCTGCACAGGGGAATTTTTTGGAAGTACTCAATATGAGTTTGAATG taTTCGAAAAACATTATCTAGACAGATGCTTTGACCGCACCGGTCAACTAAGCGTGGTCATAACTCCCGGGGTGGGGGTCTTTGAAGTCGACAGAGAGCTGACTAATGTCACCAAGCAGAGGATCATAGACAACGGCGTCGGCAGCGACTTAGTATGCGTCGGCGAACAACCACTACACGCCGTCCCATTATTAAAGTTCCACAACAAAGACAATAACCTCAATTCTATTGACGATTACTCTATGCCGCATTggataaatttatcattctACTCGACCAACAAAAAAGTGGCGTATTCAAACTTTATACCTAGAATAAAGTTGCCGCCAAGAAAGAGTCAGGAgcctcttaaaaaaatgtacgaAGATGACCGTAAAGGGAAGCTGTTGAAAGAGGACGAATATATGCATAACTCTATTTTCGACTTCGATGCGTATGACGCACAAGTATTTCAATTGCCACCCGCTCATAGTACTTG tgtGCAAAAAGTGAGTCGTACAAAGAAGACGTCAGTAGCAGGTCTGGAATGCATGAGCAGAAGGAGTCCCCCGGTGCTGCATCACAGGAAGATGTCCGATCCTGACATACACCACAGTCTTGGCGATATTCTCACTGGAACTG GAAAGCTGAACGCGTTCGATACGAACAGCGACTGCGTGGACAGCCCGCTGTCTAGCAAACGCCTGTCTCCGCGGAGCTCCGTGTCGGGACACAAGCCTGTCATCCGCACCGGGCGTGCACTCATCAACCCCTTCGATCCCTCACACGTTACCGTCAAACTGACCAGTAATAGAAGACGATGGACTCACATCTTCCCCAaag GCCCCACTGGAGTTTTGATCCAACAACATCACTACCAGGCGAGGCCGGCGGGCGAAGCGAATAGAGACAAGAATGAAACCAACACCCATCGGGAGACCACTATCAAGGAAAACGGATCCGCTTTGAATAATAACCATTCCATTTATCAAGTGGACG GTAACGTAATGGGTCGCAAGCGCATGATAAGTACGTCAGGCGCGCTCAGTGTACTGGGCACTGTGTTAAGCACCCCATCCACTACTAACAACGCTTCTCTGGCGCTACTGTGGGGCGCAACGGGCGAACAGGAGTGGACGCCCGCCCTTACCACGG CGAACCGAGCCATAG GTGTGGATTGGAAGTCGCTGACTATCCCGGCATGTCTTCCCATCACTACTGACTACTTCCCCGACAAGAGGTCACTACAGAACGACTACCTGGTGTCTGACTACAACCTTCTACCGGACGATGTCAATGCGGACTTTGCGAAGAACAGAGCTATTTACAAAGACCCGTTGACTACTATGGAAGTGTTCAAGGAATTAGTGTCTCAGAGGCTCGCGCAG GGATTCCAGCTAATCGTAGGCGTGAATGAGAACGAAGTGTTCGAAGCCCACTGTCCGTCCACTCCTGCGCCGCCGCCGTCGAAAGTGGCGCCGCAGTGTGGCAAGCCCAACACTGCAGCCATCAAGAGATACTTGCTGTCTATTGGcagaatatttcataaattgacTCTGGTCGGCTCTACTATTACCGTCACGAGATATAGACCGAG ACACCCGTACCCTCCGTTCAACATCCACTACCGCTACCGCTTCCACGCGCCCAACCACGACACCTACGAGGTCTCCTGGGTGTCCTTCACCACGGAGAAGCTGGAGAACTACAACTGGAACTACATGGACCACTACATCTGCACGAGGGGCGATACTGACTTCCTACTCGTTGAG GCGCTGAAATACTGGCGGTTCCGTACACTACTGCTGCCCCTGCCGTGCCCCGCCACGAAGCAAATCCTGGAAGATGAAAGCACGCACTGCGACATCTACCCCGCGCACACGCGCCACGACCTCGACCAGCTCACTGACGGCTTTCTCAAAATGGCCGAGTTATACTTCAACAAGGTCAAACGTCCGAACAAGCAGAGG GGAGGGGGCGGTGTTTCGAACTCTCCGTTCAGGGAGCGGGTGGGCAGCACTCGCCTGCCGGACCGCCCGCGGCTCCGGATCGAAGCTGT GGCTGCTGCGAAGACGGTTCTTGAGAGGACACAGTCGCAGACTGGAGAATGCGATGACTTTTACGACGATGG GGTTATCGAACCAAAGCTAAAGGCGAACGCTACTCTCTCTGACATCATCGACCGCATGCGCCACCCAACGCTGGGCGTGGGGTTCCTCCAGCAAACCGTCAGTTTGCCTTCACACACCTTCGTGTCCATATACGCGATACATTGGCTGCAGACTAATATGGAAGGGATGACCTATGAAAAGTCTTTGGCTATTATGGAG aaattactGCAAGAAAAGATGATTTGTCACGCTTCAGGCGATACCACCAAGCGTTACGTCGTCGGGTATTACATGTATCATATATTGCCTCAGAAAAAAGACAAAG AACTGACGGACTACGTGAAACCGCTCGGCGACCTACAAAGCTTCGAGAACGAATGGATGGAAGTAGAAGTATTAGGTCCCAGGTCCCCCTTAATATCCAACGACACAGCGAGTGGTGCCATCGACATCTCTGGTTGTTGTCCGCTGAGTGACGACGTGGGCGTACCCGCCTTCCTTTGTGATAACATCGAGCCTAATTATATGCATTTACCAAGCGGTAGTGATC TGCCGCTATACAAGAACACGCACCTGGATATCgatgtaaataacaaaagcGACCGCATCGAATGGGGTCATGCGCGTTACCAAGCGACATTCCGGCCGGACCAGGCGTACGAGATGTGCATACAATGGGCCATCGCTAGCGGCAACATTGTTGCCGAATTG ATCTTCGGATGGGCGCGCAAAGCGTCAAACTGCCGCCTGCAAATGGTACCTATTCCCGCGGACCCGCTCGCGTTGCCGTTCACGTTGAAATCAGACCCGCTGCGAGGGCCTATTTACGTGCCGCTCAACGAAGAACCCTTGCTGAGAAACAAGACTGCTTTGTTTGAAG gattcCCCGAGGAAACGTGGCCGGAGCGCCTGTTCCTCTTCCAAGAGGCGATCGTAGGCCGTTTCGGCTTCATCAAGTGCACGGTGGAGAGCACATCGCACGCGGCGGAGAGCATGGGCGACCACCTGTACGTGCACGTGACCGGGAACATGTTCATACTGATCCCCACGGCCGTCAAGCCCGACCAGGCGCCTCGCAGACCGGCCGCTAAGTCGCTCAAAGTCAGCGG GTATCCAGTGCATCCGGACGCAGCTCCGAGCCCTCACGAGGGCATCACTCGCATCACGAGACACGTCAGTGGCAAGAATAAGGACGACTACGACAACAGTCGCCGG ATGGGTTTCCTATGGTCATGGAATCACATGATCTCTAAGAAGTGGAAATGGTCTCAATTCCCAGCAACTGGTGATGAACCTTTCCAGATGCGTATGCTAAGAGACTTCAAACACTTCTGTGCTAATCATGAGCAAAGACTCAGCCAATTCTGGGATCAGTGTTGGGAGCTGAAGGAAGAGGCCCAAAGCAGGGTCGATccttgttaa